The following is a genomic window from Garra rufa chromosome 4, GarRuf1.0, whole genome shotgun sequence.
taacaagctgagattaggagcagtcCCTTTAAGAGTGatttgtataaaagacacctggaagCCAGAAATCTTTTTGATTGCTGAGATCAAATACTTattaactcattaaaatgcatatcaatttataactttttttgaaaggcgtatttcagaatttttgttgttgtctctCACTCTTCAAATAAGCTTACTATTAAAATGATAGACTCACTGTACATGCATTTTATATCTACATATTTTGATGTTGATTGCCTTGTGCTGTTAAACTGGggtaattatttgtttgtttgtttttacaccTTAGACctaatggcactgaaagaggagacagaagtactgaatgaaattgaagagaaagatcagtgtGAGAATGAGAtcactggagaaaaatctttttgttccttacagtctgaaAATACTTCCACTCAAAAAATAGCTCAAAACACAGAATCTAGGATTTACttcacttgctttcagtgtggaaagagtttcagtcaacaaggaaaccttaacaggcacatgaaaattcacaatagagagaagcctaacagatcccctcagtgtggAACGAGTTTCGATCAAAATGGAAACCTTGACGTCCACAGGCAAATTCGCACTatggagagcccttttacctgccaacagtgtggaaacagtttcactaATAAACAAagccttaacaggcacatgagagttcacaccggagagaagccttttacatgctatcagtgtggaaagagtttcagtattCATGGAAACCTgaaagtccacatgagagttcacactggagagaagccttacacatgctctcagtgcggaaagagtttcagtcaacatgTAAATCTTGAagctcacatgagagttcacactggagagaagcctttcacctgcaaacagtgtggaaagagtttcaatcaacaTGTAAATCTTGAagctcacatgagagttcacactggagagaagcctttctcctgcaaacagtgtggaaaaagtttcagtcaaCCTGGAACCCTTAATTAccatatgagagttcacactggaaagaaaccCTTCACTTGCCATCTGTGTAGAAaaagttttaagcaaaaacaaaacCTTTATGACCACAGCCGAATTCACACTATGGAGAAatttttcacctgccaacagtgtggaaacgGTTTCACTCATAAAGGAAGCCTTTACaggcacatgagaactcacactgaaGAAAAGCCTTACAtgtgccctcagtgtggaaagagtttcagtcaaaaacgATACCTTGAAGTTCACATAAGAATTCACATTGgagagaaattttaaccaaaaagGGAACCTTAAGCACCACATGAAGATTTACTCAAGAGGGACCTGTTTAAATTTCATCAGTGTGAAATGAGTTTTACAGAGAAGAAAAACCTAGGAATCATGCAGGGACATCGGATAGAAGCCTCTCATGTGCCATCACTGCGGAAAGGCTTCCAGAAACAAAGCAAATGTTGAGCTGGATGATAGCATACCATCTACCGAAGAGCTGATTTACAGCTGAATCTTGCATCTTGCAACATTGACATTGGTACCTAATTGAATTCAGTCAACACTGAACTGATTCTAATTAATTAACTGCATTACTGTCTTTTGTAGAACGGTTTTCCACTGAATTGGTGTCATTTCAAATTGATGAACTTCAGTTAT
Proteins encoded in this region:
- the LOC141333918 gene encoding uncharacterized protein produces the protein MEFIKEESEDMKIEEAFRVKHEDAEEQTDLMALKEETEVLNEIEEKDQCENEITGEKSFCSLQSENTSTQKIAQNTESRIYFTCFQCGKSFSQQGNLNRHMKIHNREKPNRSPQCGTSFDQNGNLDVHRQIRTMESPFTCQQCGNSFTNKQSLNRHMRVHTGEKPFTCYQCGKSFSIHGNLKVHMRVHTGEKPYTCSQCGKSFSQHVNLEAHMRVHTGEKPFTCKQCGKSFNQHVNLEAHMRVHTGEKPFSCKQCGKSFSQPGTLNYHMRVHTGKKPFTCHLCRKSFKQKQNLYDHSRIHTMEKFFTCQQCGNGFTHKGSLYRHMRTHTEEKPYMCPQCGKSFSQKRYLEVHIRIHIGEKF